The following DNA comes from Capsicum annuum cultivar UCD-10X-F1 chromosome 7, UCD10Xv1.1, whole genome shotgun sequence.
GGCAAGACAACACAGGTGACACAGTATCTAGCCGAGGCAGGGTATACAACAAGGGGAAAAATTGGCTGTACTCAGCCTCGTCGAGTGGCTGCAATGTCAGTGGCTAAGAGAGTTGCTGAGGAGTTTGGTTGTCGATTAGGTGAAGAGGTTGGTTATGCTATTCGTTTTGAAGATTGTACTGGGCCAGAAACTGTTATCAAATATATGACTGATGGTATGCTTCTGAGGGAGATCCTGATTGATGATAATTTATCCCAGTATTCAGTCATAATGCTTGATGAAGCACACGAAAGAACAATTCACACTGATGTTCTCTTTGGTTTGCTTAAGCAGCTTATGAAGAGGAGACCTGACCTTCGTCTAATTGTCACATCTGCAACTTTGGATGCAGAGAAATTTTCTGGCTATTTTTTTGACTGCAACATCTTTACAATCCCAGGAAGAACTTTTCCAGTCGAGATACTATACACAAAGCAGCCAGAAAGTGATTATCTTGATGCGGCTTTAATTACTGTTATGCAGATCCACTTGACGGAACCTGAAGGTGATATCCTCCTCTTCTTGACTGGTCAAGAGGAGATTGATTATGCTTGTCAGTGTCTCTACGAGAGGATGAAAGGGCTAGGTAAAAATGTTCCTGAACTGATCATACTACCTGTCTATAGTGCCTTGCCCAGTGAAATGCAGTCCAGAATTTTCGATCCTGCCCCTCCTGGGAAGAGAAAAGTTGTTGTTGCTACAAATATTGCTGAAGCTTCTTTGACAATTGACGgtatatattatgttattgaTCCTGGATTTGCAAAGCAAAATGTCTACAATCCAAAACAGGGGCTTGATTCACTGGTTATTACCCCAATTTCACAAGCATCAGCAAAGCAACGAGCAGGGCGTGCTGGACGAACTGGACCTGGGAAGTGCTACCGTCTGTATACTGAGAGCGCATTCCACAGTGAAATGTCCCCTACCGCGATTCCAGAAATCCAGAGGATAAATCTTGGGAACACGGTTCTTATGATGAAAGCAATGGGTATTAATGATCTTTTGTCATTTGATTTCATGGACCCACCTTCCCCTCAGGCTCTCATATCTGCCATGGAACAACTTTACACTCttggagcactggatgaagagGGGCTTCTGACAAAACTGGGAAGAAAAATGGCAGAATTTCCATTAGATCCTCCTTTGTCCAAGATGCTTCTTGCTAGCGTGGATCTTGGCTGTAGTGATGAGATCTTGACCATCATTGCTATGATTCAAACTGGAAACATCTTTTACCGGCCAAGGGAAAAACAAGCTCAGGCCGATCAGAAAAGGGCCAAATTTTTTCAGCCTGAGGGTGATCATCTTACCTTGCTTGCTGTTTACGAGGCTTGGAAAGCGAAGAACTTTTCAGGTCCATggtgttttgaaaattttgtcCAGTCACGATCACTTAGGAGGGCACAGGATGTTAGAAAACAGCTGCTCTCCATCATGGACAAGTATGTATTTCGATTCCTTCTCCATACTTTTCATTTCAAGccttgttttcttttactgtttactTATGAACCTCTATTGACTCTTAGCTTAATTGACTTGGGCTTATTTCCTGGATCTCTCTGCCTGATATTTATTAAATTCTCTTTTAGGCTAGAAACTTACATGGTCGggacttgattttgaatcttccTTGCTTGTTGCAGGTATAAGTTGGATGTTGTGAGTGCTGGAAAGAATTTCACAAAGATCCGAAAGGCTATTGGAGCAGGTTTCTTTTTTCATGCTGCTAGAAAAGATCCTCAAGAGGGTTATAGAACTCTAGTTGAGAACCAGCCAGTCTATATCCATCCTAGCAGTGCTCTTTTTCAAAGACAGCCAGACTGGGTTATTTATCACGAGCTTGTTATGACAACAAAGGAGTACATGCGCGAGGTGACCGTGGTAGATCCTAAATGGCTTGTTGAGTTGGCACCAAGATTCTTCAAGGTGGCTGACCCAACAAAATTAAGCAAGCGCAAGAGACAGGAACGTATTGAACCTCTTTATGATAGATATCACGAGCCAAACTCATGGAGATTGAGTAAACGGCGAGCGtgatatctttttttcttttggttttgtgTTGGTTCAATGAAATGCCCACTGCTTGTTTCTGTAAAAGTGACATATATTTGGTcaatctaaaacataatttttgacATTTGGAGCACTTCTTTCATATATGCCTTTTCGCCATCTGAGCTATTACAGTTTTCAGTAAAGTTCCTCAAAGTTGTTATAATCTCTTGCAAGGGACATAATCTCTTGCATTGAACTTTAATCGTATTCATGTTCCAAGGATGAATGGTTAAGCTTGACTACTTAAAGTGCCTTTTAAACTGGACCAGGAAGAAGCTAAAAATATGCTAATTACTCTAGCTAAATAGTTTTCAAATCATAGTTTTGAAAGTAAATAGAATATTTTATGTGATAATTTGATAACTTTGGATTACAAAATTAGGACCCTCGATTAACTTTTATCATTCTtatgctttttcttttttgtattttttctggGTTGACTTTGTTAATGCTTACTGACAActgtattttttaatttgttccaatTTTAGCGTGGATAAGGGGCTTGTTTAAAGCATTATGCCAACGTGTTTTTGCGCTCTCGTTTTCTATGTGGAATCTGGTCTTGCTGTCATTGTCGTGAATAGTGCTCTTATTTAGTAATAAGGTACTGATTAATCATTACTCTGTTTCTTGGCTAAGGGTTGTTTTCCCTCCTggaattttaagtttcaatttttCCCTCTCTTGGTTGCTTTGAATTGTTAACGCCGTGGTGGGATTTGAGATCTGTATTCTTTTTCATGAATTTCAGAGGCTTTCTGCAGTCTCAGATTCGTCAGGATTATGTGCCACACATATTTTCTGTTCCCTTTTGTGTACAATGTAATAGACCCATGTTTGAATTAATGCTTTAGCCTTCACAATATTGG
Coding sequences within:
- the LOC107852187 gene encoding probable pre-mRNA-splicing factor ATP-dependent RNA helicase DEAH5 translates to MGADVEENELKKLEYLSLISKVCSELEAHLGFGDKVLAEFITELGKNCLTVDEFDAKLKESGAEMPDYFVRTLLTIIHAILPPNATSKSDKDLNKDEDDSEFSALKIKDNRERVKELEKEIELEAKSKRRDGEEEEHDRRRERDRDFRRERGRDRDRDRDRDRDRDRDRDDYHDRRSERRASERRRDRDRDRDKDDNTYAKGRRDQHEQDRDYDWNDRRKLRDHVDEPELYAVYKGRVSRVMDSGCFVQLNDCRGKEGLVHVSQLATRRVSNAKDLVKRDQEVFVKVISISGQKLSLSMRDVDQNTGTDLLPLKKSSGDDGLRTNPSGMNGEGSKTRIGLSGIRIMEQEDAAPSWRPLKRMSSPEKWEAKQLIAAGVLGVQEHPMFDEEGDGMLYQEEGAEEELEVELNEDEPPFLQGQSRYSVDMSPVKIFKNPEGSLSRAAALQSALIKERREVREQQQRTMLDSIPKDLNRPWEDPMPETGERHLAQELRGVGLSAYDMPEWKKDAYGKALTFGQRSKLSLQEQRQSLPIYKLKKELVQAVHDNQVLVVIGETGSGKTTQVTQYLAEAGYTTRGKIGCTQPRRVAAMSVAKRVAEEFGCRLGEEVGYAIRFEDCTGPETVIKYMTDGMLLREILIDDNLSQYSVIMLDEAHERTIHTDVLFGLLKQLMKRRPDLRLIVTSATLDAEKFSGYFFDCNIFTIPGRTFPVEILYTKQPESDYLDAALITVMQIHLTEPEGDILLFLTGQEEIDYACQCLYERMKGLGKNVPELIILPVYSALPSEMQSRIFDPAPPGKRKVVVATNIAEASLTIDGIYYVIDPGFAKQNVYNPKQGLDSLVITPISQASAKQRAGRAGRTGPGKCYRLYTESAFHSEMSPTAIPEIQRINLGNTVLMMKAMGINDLLSFDFMDPPSPQALISAMEQLYTLGALDEEGLLTKLGRKMAEFPLDPPLSKMLLASVDLGCSDEILTIIAMIQTGNIFYRPREKQAQADQKRAKFFQPEGDHLTLLAVYEAWKAKNFSGPWCFENFVQSRSLRRAQDVRKQLLSIMDKYKLDVVSAGKNFTKIRKAIGAGFFFHAARKDPQEGYRTLVENQPVYIHPSSALFQRQPDWVIYHELVMTTKEYMREVTVVDPKWLVELAPRFFKVADPTKLSKRKRQERIEPLYDRYHEPNSWRLSKRRA